A single genomic interval of bacterium harbors:
- a CDS encoding KH domain-containing protein: MVKELVEYMVRAIVEKPGSVRVEYKDGDESDFVEISVDQTDRGKVIGRDGQTIKALRVLVNQCLVRDKKIFIDLAQPAENV; encoded by the coding sequence ATGGTAAAAGAGCTGGTTGAATATATGGTGAGGGCTATTGTAGAAAAACCAGGCTCTGTACGAGTTGAATATAAAGATGGCGATGAAAGTGATTTTGTTGAAATTAGTGTAGACCAGACAGATCGTGGAAAAGTCATTGGGCGTGATGGGCAAACTATTAAGGCCCTACGTGTTTTGGTAAATCAGTGCCTGGTTCGAGACAAAAAAATCTTTATTGATCTTGCGCAACCTGCTGAAAACGTATAG